The following proteins come from a genomic window of Candidatus Francisella endociliophora:
- the hemF gene encoding oxygen-dependent coproporphyrinogen oxidase gives MKEKISKFEKFLTQLQKNITSALEKCETNDAKFISDKWEKPNTPDQKLKGYGNSMIIEGGEIFEKGVVAFSRVHGDALPSSATAKRQELAGKSFIATGVSLVIHPHNPFVPTSHANFRIFVAGADADNPVWWFGGGFDLTPYYPFEEDAIHWHQTAKDVCDKHDKEYYPKFKKWCDDYFYLKHRDECRGVGGLFFDDLNDKSFDECFAFVTDCANSYLEAYLPIVEKRKNLEYSQKQKDFQLYRRGRYVEFNLVFDRGTIFGLQSGGRTESILSSMPPMATWKYNWQPEEGSEEAKVYEFIKPREWIK, from the coding sequence ATGAAAGAAAAAATCTCAAAATTTGAAAAATTTTTAACACAACTTCAAAAGAATATAACATCTGCATTAGAAAAATGTGAAACAAACGATGCAAAATTTATCAGTGATAAGTGGGAAAAACCAAATACTCCTGATCAAAAGCTTAAAGGTTATGGTAACTCTATGATTATAGAAGGCGGTGAAATTTTTGAAAAAGGTGTCGTTGCTTTCTCAAGAGTCCATGGAGATGCTTTACCATCGTCCGCTACAGCTAAAAGACAAGAACTTGCAGGTAAATCTTTTATCGCGACAGGCGTATCGCTTGTTATTCATCCTCACAATCCTTTTGTGCCAACATCACATGCAAATTTTAGAATATTTGTAGCAGGAGCTGACGCAGATAATCCAGTCTGGTGGTTTGGCGGTGGTTTTGATTTAACACCTTATTACCCTTTTGAAGAAGATGCTATACATTGGCACCAAACTGCTAAAGATGTTTGCGACAAACATGATAAAGAATATTATCCAAAATTTAAAAAATGGTGTGATGATTATTTCTACCTAAAACATCGTGATGAGTGCCGCGGCGTTGGTGGATTATTTTTTGATGATTTAAACGATAAGTCTTTTGATGAATGTTTTGCATTTGTAACAGATTGTGCAAATTCTTATCTAGAAGCATACCTACCAATAGTAGAGAAAAGAAAAAATCTCGAATACTCTCAAAAACAAAAAGATTTCCAGCTATATCGTAGAGGCAGATACGTAGAGTTTAATTTAGTATTTGATAGAGGGACTATCTTTGGTTTGCAAAGTGGTGGTCGTACTGAATCGATATTATCATCAATGCCTCCAATGGCTACTTGGAAATATAATTGGCAACCTGAAGAAGGCTCAGAAGAAGCCAAAGTTTATGAGTTTATTAAGCCTAGAGAATGGATAAAATAA
- the rpsF gene encoding 30S ribosomal protein S6, with protein MKHYEIVLMIHPDQSEQLDAMLGKYRGIIEEKGGKIHRFEDWGRRQLAYPIEKLHKAHYVLFNVECDVESLEKLQENLKYNDAVLRRLVISKKEAVTEPSIMMESNEKEVI; from the coding sequence ATGAAACATTATGAAATCGTATTAATGATTCATCCAGATCAATCTGAGCAGCTAGATGCTATGCTTGGTAAATATCGTGGAATCATTGAAGAAAAAGGCGGTAAAATCCACAGATTTGAAGATTGGGGTCGTCGTCAATTAGCTTATCCTATCGAGAAACTTCATAAAGCACACTATGTACTTTTCAATGTTGAGTGTGATGTTGAGTCTCTAGAGAAGCTTCAAGAAAACCTAAAATACAACGATGCAGTTTTACGTCGTTTAGTAATTTCTAAGAAAGAAGCTGTTACAGAGCCATCTATTATGATGGAATCAAACGAAAAAGAAGTAATTTAA
- the rpsR gene encoding 30S ribosomal protein S18 — MSRRKVCRFTVDGVKEIDYKDVNKLKAYVTETGKIVPSRVTGTSAKYQRQLSTAIKRARFLALLPYCDRHFN, encoded by the coding sequence ATGAGTCGTCGTAAAGTTTGCCGTTTCACTGTTGATGGCGTAAAAGAAATTGATTATAAAGATGTAAATAAGTTAAAAGCTTATGTTACTGAAACAGGTAAAATCGTACCAAGTCGTGTAACTGGTACATCAGCTAAGTATCAAAGACAGCTTTCTACAGCTATCAAAAGAGCAAGATTCTTGGCGTTATTACCTTACTGTGATCGTCACTTTAACTAA
- the rplI gene encoding 50S ribosomal protein L9, whose amino-acid sequence MQVILKEKVENLGVLGDVVNVKPGYARNFLIPFGKAVQATKANIETFEAQKAELEKAEKARFDAAVAVADIIKDKTYTVAAQAGDGGKLFGSVGTAEVAEAITKESGKEIEKSQVRMPEGVIRTTGEFELTVHVYTDVDADIKVNVVASEG is encoded by the coding sequence ATGCAAGTTATTTTAAAAGAAAAAGTTGAAAACCTTGGTGTATTAGGTGATGTAGTAAACGTAAAACCAGGATATGCTAGAAACTTCCTTATCCCTTTTGGCAAGGCTGTTCAAGCTACTAAAGCTAACATCGAAACTTTCGAAGCTCAAAAAGCTGAGTTAGAAAAAGCAGAAAAAGCTAGATTTGATGCTGCAGTTGCCGTTGCAGATATTATCAAAGATAAAACTTACACAGTTGCAGCTCAAGCTGGTGACGGTGGTAAGCTATTTGGTTCTGTTGGTACTGCGGAAGTTGCTGAAGCTATCACTAAAGAATCTGGTAAAGAAATCGAGAAAAGCCAAGTTCGTATGCCAGAAGGTGTTATTAGAACTACTGGTGAATTCGAGCTTACTGTACATGTTTACACAGATGTTGACGCTGACATCAAAGTAAATGTTGTAGCTTCTGAAGGTTAG
- the dnaB gene encoding replicative DNA helicase, with the protein MSTDYHFKLAETTYSLEAEKAILGNILLHNQNIELVEDMLLEDDFFDKKHKIIYKQIFALNQANTPFDVLILSEYLATEGLLEEAGGEAYIVDLATNTPSISNIKTYANIVKDKAKLRSLQNSINDIVQKIYSADSKNPDDVIDYAESRILDITKERETMTKGPESIKTVIPKLVDRMSAIVDAGTGLTGTSTGFIDLDKMTSGLQRANMGIIAARPSMGKTVLGINIAQNVAKSANKPVLVFSLEMPSEDIVTRMLASQARVEMNLLKECNRLNDAHWVKITKAMKDLSDMPLYIDDTSGLTPAEMRSRARRLYNEHDGLSMILIDYLQLMKIPGYETNRTLEVSEISRSLKALAKELDIPVIALSQLNRAVDDRKDKRPMMSDLRESGAIEQDADLIMFIYRDEVYNKDSEDNKNLGEIIIGKQRNGPIGTVHVRFDGQFVSFANLTNENDNILPGDMGYNE; encoded by the coding sequence ATGTCTACAGATTATCACTTTAAGCTGGCTGAAACTACTTATTCTCTTGAGGCCGAAAAAGCTATTTTAGGAAATATACTTCTACATAATCAAAATATTGAACTTGTAGAGGATATGCTCCTTGAAGATGATTTCTTTGATAAAAAGCATAAGATTATTTATAAGCAGATATTTGCTTTGAACCAAGCTAACACGCCTTTTGATGTTTTAATTCTAAGTGAGTATCTTGCAACTGAAGGACTTTTAGAAGAGGCTGGTGGTGAGGCTTATATAGTCGATCTAGCTACAAATACCCCATCTATTTCAAACATTAAAACATATGCAAATATAGTCAAGGATAAAGCCAAGCTTAGAAGCCTTCAGAATAGTATTAATGATATTGTTCAGAAAATTTATTCTGCTGATTCAAAAAATCCAGATGATGTAATTGATTATGCTGAAAGTAGAATCTTAGATATAACTAAAGAGCGCGAAACTATGACAAAAGGTCCAGAGTCAATAAAGACTGTGATACCTAAACTTGTTGATAGAATGAGCGCTATAGTTGATGCTGGTACAGGTTTGACGGGTACATCTACAGGGTTTATAGATTTAGATAAAATGACATCTGGTTTACAAAGAGCTAATATGGGGATTATTGCAGCTCGTCCTTCTATGGGTAAAACTGTATTAGGTATAAACATCGCTCAAAACGTCGCAAAATCTGCAAATAAACCAGTGCTTGTATTTAGTTTGGAGATGCCATCAGAAGATATTGTTACAAGGATGCTAGCTTCCCAAGCTCGAGTTGAGATGAATCTTCTTAAAGAATGTAATCGTCTAAATGATGCTCACTGGGTTAAGATTACAAAAGCTATGAAAGATCTTAGTGATATGCCGTTGTATATTGACGATACATCAGGACTAACTCCTGCTGAGATGCGTTCAAGAGCTCGTAGGCTATATAATGAACATGATGGTTTATCAATGATTCTGATAGATTATCTTCAACTTATGAAAATACCTGGCTATGAAACAAACAGAACGCTTGAGGTATCAGAGATATCAAGATCATTAAAAGCTTTGGCTAAAGAACTTGATATACCTGTTATAGCCTTATCACAATTAAATCGTGCTGTAGATGATCGTAAAGATAAACGACCAATGATGTCAGATTTAAGAGAGTCTGGTGCAATTGAACAAGATGCTGATTTGATTATGTTTATTTATCGAGATGAAGTTTATAATAAAGATAGCGAAGATAATAAAAATCTAGGTGAAATAATAATAGGTAAGCAACGTAACGGCCCTATTGGTACAGTGCATGTGCGCTTTGATGGTCAGTTTGTTAGTTTTGCGAATTTAACAAATGAGAATGATAATATTTTACCTGGTGATATGGGTTATAACGAATAA
- the rlmN gene encoding 23S rRNA (adenine(2503)-C(2))-methyltransferase RlmN, which produces MQQNKVNLLGLNQKAIEEFFLSIGEKKFHARQVFKWIHKKGVIDFDFMTDLGKNLRAKLKEQAEINIPKVVFSKASKDGTHKWLIDVGGSAVETVFIPEEGRGTLCVSSQVGCTLNCSFCSTGKQGFNRNLSSAEVISQLWIAARTLSKENGEHDFTVTNIVMMGMGEPLMNFENVVPAMDIMMDDLAYGLSRRKVTLSTSGVVPRIYDLLEQSGVSLAVSLHAPTDALRNEIVPINKKYNIDELLDACKLYAEKGPHKHITFEYTLMQEVNDNLSDAEALVELLKSREVPAKINLIPFNPYPGTPYKKPSGNRIHKFKEYLQHKGFVTTVRKTRGDDIDAACGQLAGDVMDKTNRKQRYLKNIGDSDAN; this is translated from the coding sequence ATGCAACAAAATAAAGTAAATTTACTTGGGTTAAATCAAAAAGCAATAGAAGAGTTTTTTTTAAGTATTGGTGAGAAAAAATTTCATGCTAGACAGGTTTTTAAATGGATTCATAAAAAAGGTGTTATAGATTTTGATTTCATGACTGACCTTGGTAAAAATTTGCGTGCTAAATTAAAAGAGCAAGCAGAAATAAATATACCAAAAGTTGTTTTTAGTAAAGCATCTAAAGATGGTACTCATAAATGGCTTATTGATGTTGGTGGCAGTGCGGTTGAAACTGTATTTATTCCAGAGGAAGGACGTGGAACCTTATGTGTATCTTCACAAGTAGGGTGTACTCTAAACTGTAGTTTTTGCTCTACTGGTAAACAAGGCTTTAATAGAAACTTATCATCAGCTGAAGTTATCTCTCAACTTTGGATAGCCGCTAGAACACTATCAAAAGAAAATGGTGAACATGATTTCACAGTTACAAATATTGTAATGATGGGAATGGGTGAGCCACTAATGAATTTTGAAAATGTGGTTCCAGCTATGGATATCATGATGGATGATTTAGCTTATGGTTTATCAAGAAGAAAAGTAACACTTAGCACTTCAGGAGTAGTTCCTCGAATCTATGACTTACTAGAGCAATCTGGAGTATCTTTAGCAGTATCACTTCATGCCCCAACAGATGCTTTGCGTAATGAAATTGTTCCAATTAATAAAAAATATAATATTGATGAACTCTTAGATGCATGTAAATTATATGCAGAAAAGGGACCTCATAAGCATATAACTTTTGAATATACTCTTATGCAAGAAGTTAATGATAACTTATCAGATGCTGAAGCTCTGGTAGAATTATTAAAATCTCGTGAAGTTCCTGCTAAAATTAATCTTATACCATTTAATCCATATCCAGGTACACCTTATAAAAAGCCTAGTGGTAATAGAATTCATAAATTTAAAGAATATCTTCAACATAAAGGGTTTGTTACTACTGTCAGAAAGACGCGTGGTGATGATATTGATGCTGCTTGTGGACAGCTTGCTGGAGATGTAATGGATAAAACAAATAGAAAGCAAAGATACCTAAAGAATATTGGGGATAGTGATGCCAATTAA
- a CDS encoding pilus assembly protein PilF: MPINLKKIIAITILSSGLSACMTPSNQQKPTSSQQNQNKNNEVVEGNVAKYTVSAEPELEQKADYRKATELTAELVIAYTTEGYLDRAKDRLIKAQNLAKEHGYNLAIVDYAAGYYYQMIGANSIAEKYYDNAVYYHPKDFEAMNFYAQYLCSQKYDFKKAQELFEKSMYMSSNNDMAQTLFLYSECLYKQGRKKDALDFMKRADQFRKDYRAAKLRLAEMYFEAKNYKACYKTIYSMKGDRAFFNNKRILDLRLKLAEYAHNRNEAAAVRLILSSNNYNDEDMEKFFSKVTTQGDTSKDA; encoded by the coding sequence ATGCCAATTAATTTAAAAAAGATTATAGCTATAACTATTTTATCTAGTGGCTTGTCAGCCTGTATGACACCGTCAAATCAACAAAAACCAACCAGTTCACAACAGAATCAAAATAAGAATAATGAAGTGGTGGAGGGTAATGTTGCGAAATATACAGTATCAGCTGAGCCTGAGCTTGAACAGAAAGCAGACTATAGAAAAGCTACTGAACTAACAGCAGAATTAGTTATTGCTTATACTACAGAAGGATATTTAGATAGAGCAAAGGATAGGCTCATAAAGGCACAGAATCTAGCAAAAGAACATGGTTATAATTTAGCTATAGTAGATTATGCAGCAGGATACTACTACCAAATGATTGGTGCAAATTCTATAGCAGAAAAATATTATGATAATGCTGTTTATTATCATCCTAAAGATTTTGAAGCTATGAATTTTTATGCTCAATATTTATGCAGTCAAAAATATGACTTCAAAAAAGCTCAAGAATTGTTTGAAAAATCTATGTATATGTCATCAAACAATGATATGGCTCAAACTTTATTTCTTTATTCTGAATGCTTATATAAGCAAGGAAGAAAAAAAGATGCATTAGACTTTATGAAAAGAGCAGATCAGTTTAGAAAAGATTATAGAGCTGCTAAGTTAAGACTAGCAGAAATGTATTTTGAAGCAAAAAATTATAAAGCTTGTTATAAAACTATCTATAGTATGAAAGGTGATAGAGCATTTTTTAACAATAAGAGAATTTTAGACTTAAGACTGAAGCTAGCTGAATATGCCCATAATAGAAATGAAGCAGCAGCAGTAAGATTAATTTTATCATCAAATAATTATAACGATGAGGATATGGAGAAATTCTTCTCTAAAGTAACAACGCAAGGAGATACTTCTAAAGATGCGTAG
- the rluB gene encoding 23S rRNA pseudouridine(2605) synthase RluB — MRRTTQFNQATPERLQKILAKYGIGSRRKIEEFIQQGRVRVNGKVATIGDKATEKDKISFDGKALHLYGQPMTRPRVIIYHKREGEVCTSKDEQGRKTVFDSLPKLAKSRWIMVGRLDINTTGLLLFTTDGDLANRLMHPSYEIEREYAVRVFGEQLSEETIAKLKEGVELEDGIAKFNNVKFSGGEGANLWYYVTLSEGRNREVRRMFEAIGATVSRLTRVRFGDIILPKFISRGKTLELNPSEVNRLRKSVKLKEYSFPKKLVDRLEKK, encoded by the coding sequence ATGCGTAGAACAACACAGTTTAACCAAGCAACGCCTGAAAGATTGCAAAAGATATTAGCTAAATATGGTATTGGCTCAAGAAGAAAAATTGAAGAATTTATTCAGCAAGGTAGAGTTAGAGTTAATGGTAAGGTAGCTACTATAGGTGATAAAGCTACAGAGAAAGATAAAATTAGTTTTGATGGAAAAGCTTTGCACTTATATGGTCAACCAATGACTAGACCTAGAGTGATTATATATCATAAGAGAGAGGGTGAAGTTTGTACTAGTAAAGATGAACAAGGTAGAAAAACGGTTTTTGATTCGTTACCAAAGCTGGCTAAATCTCGTTGGATAATGGTAGGGCGCTTAGATATAAATACTACGGGGCTTTTATTATTTACAACAGATGGTGATCTTGCAAATAGATTGATGCATCCATCTTATGAAATAGAGAGAGAATATGCAGTACGTGTATTTGGTGAACAATTATCAGAAGAGACTATCGCAAAACTTAAAGAAGGGGTTGAGCTGGAGGATGGTATTGCTAAATTTAACAATGTAAAATTCTCTGGTGGAGAAGGTGCTAATCTCTGGTATTATGTAACTCTTTCTGAAGGACGAAATAGAGAAGTTAGAAGAATGTTTGAGGCAATAGGTGCTACTGTTAGTAGACTTACTCGAGTTAGGTTTGGAGACATTATTCTACCCAAGTTTATATCAAGAGGTAAGACTCTAGAACTTAACCCTTCTGAGGTTAATAGACTTAGAAAGTCTGTTAAACTTAAAGAATATTCTTTTCCTAAGAAACTGGTAGATAGATTAGAGAAAAAATAA
- a CDS encoding GNAT family N-acetyltransferase has protein sequence MQISQLNKSFSKEVVNLIRVSDKDFSWSDKQVIDSLTDDMVFGLINDNQELLAVAIFSKIFETVELLYICVLASNQKKGLGYQILQKSLNEFSKKSEVENIFLEVDVNNQSAIKLYNKLNFREISKRKNYYKKANGKYSDALIYQLKI, from the coding sequence ATGCAGATTTCGCAGTTAAATAAATCTTTTTCTAAAGAAGTAGTAAATTTAATAAGAGTATCAGATAAAGATTTTAGCTGGTCTGATAAACAGGTTATAGATTCTTTAACAGATGATATGGTTTTTGGTTTAATTAATGATAATCAAGAGCTTTTAGCTGTAGCTATTTTTAGTAAGATTTTTGAAACAGTAGAGCTCTTATATATTTGTGTATTGGCTAGTAATCAGAAAAAAGGTTTAGGCTATCAGATTTTACAGAAATCATTAAATGAGTTTTCTAAAAAGTCCGAAGTTGAGAATATATTTTTGGAAGTAGATGTTAATAATCAAAGTGCTATAAAGCTTTATAATAAGCTTAATTTTAGAGAAATTTCAAAACGTAAAAACTATTATAAAAAAGCTAATGGTAAATATAGTGATGCGTTAATTTACCAGCTAAAAATATGA
- a CDS encoding PQ-loop repeat-containing protein, with product MENFGYLTLNISLVIYFIHFLPQTIHNQFKHKTFEISLWTHSLMIFANALDLVYAVGFNMQWQYILVDVILLSFLSIQQLQILNDRREKYFFIHTLFIFFFLAIIALVTFLTKLNENALLWSGSISGVIYNIYWLPQIYKNFRQKEAEGFSIFYLGFSLISILCDINSAIFLGWPLVSVVVSSCLSILVLIQIFQYIFYKNLVSIRSHIN from the coding sequence TTGGAAAATTTCGGCTATTTAACTTTAAATATATCACTAGTAATTTACTTCATTCATTTTTTACCACAAACTATACATAATCAATTTAAGCATAAGACTTTTGAGATTAGTCTCTGGACTCATTCATTAATGATTTTTGCTAATGCGTTAGATTTGGTTTATGCAGTTGGATTTAATATGCAATGGCAGTATATTTTAGTAGATGTTATTTTATTGAGTTTTTTAAGTATACAGCAGCTTCAGATTTTAAATGATAGACGAGAAAAATACTTTTTTATTCATACATTATTTATATTTTTCTTTTTAGCAATAATAGCTTTAGTGACTTTCTTAACTAAACTAAATGAAAATGCTTTGCTTTGGAGTGGCTCTATAAGTGGAGTTATTTATAACATTTATTGGCTTCCTCAAATTTATAAAAATTTTCGTCAAAAAGAAGCAGAGGGGTTTAGTATATTTTACTTAGGGTTTTCATTGATTAGTATTTTATGTGATATAAATAGTGCTATATTTTTAGGCTGGCCTTTAGTTTCTGTAGTTGTTTCAAGTTGTTTATCAATTTTAGTATTAATCCAAATATTTCAGTATATTTTTTATAAAAATTTAGTTTCAATACGATCACATATAAACTAG
- a CDS encoding polyprenyl synthetase family protein: protein MQKLKDIQSLIEKDMKDNNQFIIDSLSSEVVLINQISHYIINSGGKRLRPLLVMLFSRALSYDGKDHLACAAIIEFIHTATLLHDDVVDNSQLRRGKETANNVFGNAASVLTGDFLYSRAFQMMVSLDSMQIMQILADATNKISEGEVLQLLNARNSELTEKDYTNVIYCKTAKLFEAACELAGVISLSKEQYLQYQDNIKNYGVYLGNAFQIADDVLDYVSDAESLGKNIGDDLDEGKMTLPTIYALANVDTNKQQTLKNAIEKGEYNIDEIVTIVKDSGAVEYSYKVACQYADKAKKSIGFLPESEYKQAMILLCDLAVKRKS, encoded by the coding sequence ATGCAAAAGCTAAAAGATATCCAAAGTCTCATTGAAAAAGATATGAAAGATAATAACCAGTTTATTATAGATTCTCTTTCTTCTGAAGTAGTTTTAATTAACCAAATTAGTCACTATATAATTAATAGTGGAGGTAAAAGGTTGCGCCCTCTTTTGGTAATGCTATTTTCTAGGGCTTTGAGCTATGATGGTAAAGATCACTTAGCGTGTGCTGCTATTATTGAATTTATCCATACTGCAACTCTTTTACATGATGATGTGGTTGATAATTCACAGCTGCGTAGAGGCAAGGAGACAGCCAATAATGTATTTGGTAATGCTGCGAGTGTGCTTACAGGAGATTTTCTTTACTCAAGGGCTTTTCAGATGATGGTGAGCCTAGATAGTATGCAAATTATGCAAATATTAGCAGATGCTACTAATAAAATATCGGAAGGAGAGGTGTTACAACTTTTGAATGCCAGAAATTCTGAACTCACAGAAAAAGATTATACTAATGTAATATATTGCAAAACAGCAAAACTCTTTGAGGCTGCTTGTGAATTAGCAGGCGTTATTAGCTTGAGTAAAGAACAGTATTTACAATATCAGGATAATATTAAAAATTATGGAGTTTATTTAGGTAATGCTTTTCAGATCGCAGATGATGTTTTGGACTATGTTTCAGATGCTGAAAGTCTAGGAAAAAATATTGGCGATGATCTTGATGAGGGTAAAATGACTTTACCTACTATTTATGCTTTAGCTAATGTAGATACTAATAAACAGCAAACTCTTAAAAATGCTATAGAAAAAGGCGAGTACAATATAGATGAAATTGTAACTATTGTTAAAGATAGTGGTGCCGTTGAATATTCTTATAAAGTTGCCTGTCAATATGCTGACAAAGCAAAAAAGTCTATAGGTTTCTTACCTGAGTCAGAATATAAACAAGCTATGATTTTATTATGTGATTTAGCTGTTAAAAGGAAAAGCTAG
- a CDS encoding FKBP-type peptidyl-prolyl cis-trans isomerase N-terminal domain-containing protein, with amino-acid sequence MKLKKVAAIVSCTILGIAISSCSAEKADNDTTSVQNMNTKASTEQQSQSTSTQQVEKNQTTQSEQAKDLVANTTDTDDLKLKMNADASYVVGYQVGSGIAKQNFGLNNDQTIAGFEDAVKSNQPKISESQIRRNMESLKDKMIKKQLEVSDNNKTKSKEFISKVAGLDGVVKVDDGVYYQTIKQGDGKKPNADSQVTISYKGTTPVVAYDADSSKFDDVKDGKLIGPSFDSSDGVTFPLTNLIQCWKDALPQIQKGSTVILYCSPDKAYGTRAPASIGPNQALAFEITLKDFK; translated from the coding sequence ATGAAACTAAAAAAAGTAGCAGCTATTGTATCATGCACAATACTAGGTATAGCAATTAGCTCATGTTCTGCTGAAAAAGCAGATAATGATACTACAAGTGTTCAAAATATGAATACTAAAGCAAGTACTGAGCAGCAATCACAATCTACTAGTACACAACAAGTAGAAAAAAACCAAACAACTCAATCAGAACAAGCTAAAGATCTAGTTGCAAATACTACAGATACGGATGATTTAAAATTAAAGATGAATGCTGATGCTAGTTATGTGGTTGGTTATCAAGTTGGTTCTGGTATAGCTAAGCAAAATTTCGGTTTAAATAATGATCAAACAATTGCTGGCTTTGAAGATGCTGTTAAAAGCAATCAACCAAAGATTTCAGAATCTCAAATTAGAAGAAATATGGAATCTTTAAAAGATAAAATGATCAAGAAACAATTAGAGGTTTCTGATAATAATAAAACTAAGTCAAAAGAGTTCATATCAAAAGTAGCTGGGCTAGATGGCGTAGTAAAGGTTGATGATGGTGTATATTATCAAACGATCAAACAAGGCGATGGTAAAAAACCTAATGCAGATAGTCAAGTAACTATCTCATATAAAGGTACTACACCAGTTGTTGCTTATGACGCAGATAGTTCAAAATTTGATGATGTAAAAGATGGAAAGTTAATTGGGCCTAGCTTTGACTCAAGTGATGGAGTGACTTTTCCTCTTACAAATCTAATCCAATGTTGGAAAGATGCCCTTCCTCAAATTCAGAAAGGATCTACAGTTATTTTATATTGCTCTCCTGATAAAGCTTATGGTACTAGAGCCCCTGCAAGCATTGGTCCAAATCAAGCTTTAGCTTTTGAAATAACTTTAAAAGATTTTAAGTAA
- the ttcA gene encoding tRNA 2-thiocytidine(32) synthetase TtcA, with amino-acid sequence MTNINKQTLKKLEKQILRKTAQAINQYNMIEDGDKIMICLSGGKDSYCLLEMLMLLQKKAPIRFDLVAVNLDQKQPGFPEEVLPDYLQSKEVDFHIIERDTYSVVKRVIPEGKTTCGLCSRMRRGILYDFAEENSVTKIALGHHRDDIIETFFLNLFYNGSLKAMPPKLLSDDKRNIVIRPLAFVTEKETLEYSQLKDFPIIPCNLCGSQDNLQRVFIKDMLNSWEEKNPERKNVIFKALSNISPSQMLDKELFNFFDILKDDIQR; translated from the coding sequence ATGACTAATATAAATAAACAAACTCTTAAAAAGCTTGAAAAACAAATTCTAAGAAAAACCGCTCAAGCGATTAATCAATATAATATGATTGAAGATGGTGACAAAATTATGATCTGCCTTTCCGGCGGTAAAGATTCATATTGCCTACTTGAAATGCTAATGCTATTACAGAAAAAAGCTCCTATTAGATTTGATCTAGTAGCTGTTAACTTAGATCAAAAACAACCAGGATTTCCTGAAGAAGTATTACCTGACTATTTACAAAGCAAAGAAGTAGATTTTCATATTATTGAAAGAGATACATATAGCGTTGTTAAAAGAGTTATTCCAGAAGGTAAAACCACCTGTGGACTCTGCTCAAGAATGCGCCGAGGTATTTTATATGACTTTGCAGAAGAAAATTCAGTTACAAAAATAGCTTTAGGACATCATCGCGATGATATAATTGAAACATTCTTTTTAAACTTATTTTATAATGGGTCTCTAAAAGCTATGCCTCCAAAACTTTTAAGTGACGATAAGCGAAATATTGTAATTCGCCCTCTTGCTTTTGTAACTGAAAAAGAAACTTTGGAATACTCGCAATTAAAAGATTTCCCTATTATTCCATGTAACTTATGTGGCTCACAAGACAATTTGCAAAGAGTCTTTATAAAGGATATGCTTAACAGCTGGGAAGAAAAGAATCCGGAAAGGAAAAATGTAATTTTCAAAGCTCTTTCTAATATATCTCCATCACAGATGTTAGACAAAGAGCTTTTTAATTTTTTTGATATTTTAAAAGATGATATACAAAGATAA
- a CDS encoding acyl-CoA thioesterase yields METYKYITNIRFSDTDKNGHVNNARYFDYFEEARTTWAYENTNIMEWGEESSIHFVIVEQSCKYIHPLLHPNKIEITQRILKYSAASIEFSFELRILGSSKIYTTASVKVACFNSKKNKLERIPNDIKQLIIKNND; encoded by the coding sequence ATGGAGACTTATAAATATATTACAAATATTCGATTTTCAGATACTGATAAAAATGGTCATGTAAATAATGCTAGATATTTTGACTATTTTGAAGAAGCTCGTACTACATGGGCTTATGAAAATACAAATATTATGGAATGGGGAGAGGAAAGCTCTATTCATTTTGTAATAGTTGAACAGAGTTGTAAGTATATACACCCTCTTCTTCACCCTAATAAAATTGAAATTACTCAAAGAATCCTTAAATATAGTGCTGCTAGTATTGAATTTAGCTTTGAGCTGAGAATATTAGGTAGTTCAAAAATTTATACCACAGCAAGTGTAAAAGTAGCCTGCTTTAACTCTAAAAAAAATAAGCTAGAACGTATTCCTAATGATATTAAACAATTAATTATAAAAAATAATGACTAA